TACACTGTGATGATTGACGATGATGGGTAAGCCAGCGAGGAGGAGCCTTCTCTAAATAGAAAATGATGACTTTCCTTGGCTCAACAGATTGCTCAATCTATTGAGTTAGTTACACCAACCGAGGATGATGCCTCGGCGCTCTGGGGAGTTTGAGATGGTGGAAAATTCCAACTCACGCTTTCGGATCTTAGTTGCTACGCCCGGTAGCATGAGGATGAGTACCGGGTCTGTACCGTCTTTGATTGACGAGCAACCAACAGCCAGCACTGCGCTTGCCGTAATCACTTCACATCCTTCAACACCATCAActtcatctccttcttcaccAACTCTTCCTTTACCACTAGCAATTGCTACATCACCTCCACTAGCCGCAATTATCCGAGAAGAGGATGTTCCTCTCCCCCAGTCCCAGTTCATGGGATCTTGGGGAAAAATTATGCCACCCTCTCAGAAGATCCGCAAAGGAGGAGGATCATTACTCTCTCGGTCTCTACCGGATGCAATCTGATGTCCCAGTCGATGGAACTTGCTAACTATCTGAAGCCTTTGGCTTCAAAAAAAGATAGGGAAAAGATACAAGCTCTCTTGCGAAAGTGTTTGTTGAACAATGTTATGCACAACGCAGCAACGGTATATTTTTCGTTTCCTTCGTTATCTCTTCTATCTTTGATATAGTAGTATTTTGAGTTTGTACTTTTCGTTTAGCATGCCAATTTCTTGCTTTCGAGGGCCTCTAAAGGTTGATTCGAGATAAGGAAGAACTTACCTCCGATCGGGATTAACTTTTGGCCGAGCGGGACCAAACTACTGCTCACCCCTCAGAATTGGAAGCTAAAGTTGCCGAGGCTGTTGTGTTGGAGGATCGATTGTAGCAAAGCGAGCAAGAAGTACAGACCCTTAGCCGAGATATCGCCCTATTGAGGGTTCAATTTGAAGAGGCTAGGGCCAAGTGGGCTGAAGTCCATAGAGTCATTCTTACTGCATCCAATTGCGAGGTCGCCACCACTAAAAGAATAAATAATTTGGAGGCGGCCTTTAGTTCCAAAATTGAAGAGCTTGCTGCTGCTAGGGTGAAGTATGTCCAATTGGAGGAGAAGTATAAGAAGATCGTTGAGCATAATAGACTTTTCAGTTCTACTGTCTGTGATTTCTATGTCAGCCTCCGGTGTGTTAGATCCACACGGGAAAATTTGTCTGCCGAGGTTGACCAACTTAAAGAATAACTCAAGCGCCGAAGGGCTTCGCTTGTTGTTGAAAAATATATACTATGTACAGCATGAGGAGAAAAATCTTGGAAGAGGCTAAACGGGTGTCATTGACTTTGATGCCAAAATCATTAAAGCCCATGAGCTGGAGTCAACTGCTAAAAAGGGTCTTCAGGTCAGGACTGATGCTACCGATTCTTTTGGTTTCAGTTCCGATTCCGAATTCTTAGGAACTGAAGATGAACATGAAGGCAATGATGTTGAAGGTCAAAATGATGAAGGCCAAGACATTGATGAAGGCCAAGACATTGAACCGGCGGTGGATCTACCCACTTCTCCTAGGGGCGTGGATGCTTCTCTTCTTCCGGGTTCTAGAGATGCAGCAGCttagttttttatttattttttccaaCTTTTGTACTTGTGCCGTTTGGCACATTCATTGTAAATAAAACACTTTTTGCCTCAAGTATTGTATGAGTTTTCCTTTTTGCGTACTTTCGTTTAAATATTTATGCAAGTTTGATCTTTGCATCCTTTTTCGTTTAAGTGTTTTGCGCAAGTTTTACTGTTTGCATCTGATCATGCAAGGCTTTGGGTGTATTTTCCCCCGCAAGTGTTTAGATTTCGTGTGTAGGTTCTTCTGAAATCAACCCTTTATCGTGAGGGTTTTCATAAGAGAGGGACCTTTTATGTTTACAgtgctcttgaagaggatgtCTCTTGTTCATTAcggcactagcatttgaagtacttgtttaactttcaaatgatagaATCAATTCATCGttcagacaagaaacaagatagaaataaaaggactttacttatttcttccattttcaaaagtacataagcattcgttATGCTAAAAAGAAATTTTCATTTcttgtggctaacttgtacaacttgtttttACGAGGTTGGCCGCGTAGTCCCCAATCCCAATAATATAATTATGCTTTCGGTTTTCGTATTCCAGTCAAAGCGGTAGTCGTTGATTCCATATCCTCGTATCATTCCCCGCACTGTTGTTCGAATGCGAAGAATGCGAATTTGAACACTGGAAGTTTTACACCTTCGAGGATTCCACTATTGAATTGCTAGATAACCTTTAGTTTAGTAACAAACTTCACTTCCCTGTAGGAATTTATGCTATCAAGCCAAAGACTATCTAACAATCCCTAGTGACTTGCACATGTGAACGGTCGGATAATCTTTGTTCGATAGCAAACTTAACTTTCTGGCAGGAACTTTGCTATCGAGCAAAAGACTATCTCTCAAAACTGGAAGCTAAAGTTGCTAAGGCTGTTGTGTTGGAGGATAGATTGCCGCAACGCGAGCAAGAAGTAAAGACCCTTAGTCGAGAGATCGTCCTGTTGAGGGATCAATTTGAAAGGGCTAGGGCCAAGTGGGATGAAGTCCATAGTGCCGTTCTTACTGCATCTGATTGCAAGGTCGCCTCCACTGAAAGAATAAATAATTTGGAGGCGGCCTTTAATTCCAAAACTGAAGAACTTGCTGCTGCTAGAGTGAAGTATGTTCATTTGGCGGAGAAGTATAAGATGATCATTGAGCATAATAGACTTTTCAGTTCTACTGTCCGTGATCTCTATGTCAGCCTCCGGTATGTTAGATCCGCGCAGGAAAATCTGTATGCCGAGGTTGACCAACTTAAATAAGAACTCAAGCGTCAAACGGCTTCGCTCGTTGTTGAAAAATTATATGCTAGGTACAGCATGAGGAGAAAAATATTGGACGAGGCTAAACGGGTGTCATTGACTTTGATGCCGAAATCACTAAAGCCCGTGAGCTGGAGTCAACTACTAAAAAGGGTCTCCCGGTCAGGCCTGATGCTACCGATTTTTTGGTTTTGATTCTGATTCCGAATTCTTAGGAACTGAAGAGGAACATGAAGGCAATGATGTTGAAGGCCAAAATGATGAAGTCCAAGACATCGAACCGGCGGCGGATCTACCCACTTCTCCTAGGGGCGCGGATGTTTCTCTTCCTACGGGTTCCAGAGATGCAGCAACTTagtttttgatttattttttccaACTTTTGTACTTGTTCCGTTTGGCACATTCACTGAAATAAAAACACTTTTTGCCTCAAGTATTGTATGAGTTTTCCTTTTTGCGTACTTTCGTTTAAATATTTATGCAAGTTTGATCTTTGCATCCTTTTTCATTTAAGTGTTTTGCGCAAGTTTTACTGTTTGCTTCTGATCATGCAAGGCTTTGGGTGTATTTTCCCCCGCAAGCATTTAGATTTCGGGTGTAGGTTCTTTTGAAATCAACCCTTTACCGTGAGGGTTTTCATAAGAGAGGGAcctcttatgtttacggtgctctAGAAGAGGACGTCTCATGTTCATTATGATACTAGCATTTGAcgtacttgtttaactttcaaatgatagaATCAATTCATCATTCAGACAAGAAATAAGATAGAAATAAAAGGACTTATActtatttcttccattttcaaaagtacataagcattcgttgtgctaaaaagaaattgccattttttgtggctaacttgtacaacttgtttttACGGGGTTGGCCGCGCAGTCCCCAGTCCCAATAATATAACTATGCTTCCGATTTTCGTATTCCGGTCAAAACGATAGTCGTTGTTTCCGTATCCTCGTATCATTCCCCGCCCCAGTGTTCGAATGCGAAGAATGCGAATTGAACACTGGAAGTTTTACACCTTCGAGGATTCCACTATTGAATTGCTAGATAACCTTTAGTTTAGTAACAAACTTTGCTTCCTCGTAGGAATTTATGCTATCGAGACAAAGACTATCTAACAATTCCCACTGACTTGCACATGTGAACGGTCGAATAATCTTTGTTCGATAGCAAACTTAACTTTTCGGCAGGAACTTTGCTATCGAGCAAAAGACTATCTAACCGCTCCGTAGTAGTTCTTTGCGTATGTGCCTTGTCATTTTAAGGTCTTACTGATGTTGTTGAAGCTTCCTTTATAGTATTCTTTtcgttgttgcctcattaaaaaccttgctagaAAAACTCAATTGGGACAAAATTTGgacaaagggaaaaagagtgcaacacatactTTCAGTACAAGTGATGTTCATCAGCAATAGTATCTCTTGAGGTGTGCCACGTTCCAGTTACTTGGAAACTTTTCTCCATCTTGATTCTCCAACTCGTATGATCCTTTACCGATGATAGCTGAAACTCAGTAGgggccttcccatgttggacctaGCTTCCCTGCGTTAAGTTCCCGGGTgttttgaatcactttccttaAAACCAAGTCTCCAACTTTGAAATAGTGCAGGTTGACTCTTTGATTGTAATATCTTTCTATTCTTTGCTTTTGAGTTGATATCCTTATATGCGCCAAGTCCCTGCATTCATCAAGCAGTTCCAAATTGACCAACATTGCTTCATTGTTTGTTTCTTCATTTGCTCGGAAGTATCTCAAGGTAGGCTCCCCTACTTCCACCGGGATCAGGGCTTCTGCTCCGTACGTAAGGGAGAAAGGAGTCTCTCCCATGCTTAATTTGGTCGTTGTTCGGTACGTTCATAACACATCTGGCAGTTCCTCAGGACATTTGCCTTTAGTTGTTTCCAAtctctttttgagattttgtaTAATCACTTTGTTCATTGATTCCGCTTGACCATTTACGCTCAGATGATAGGGAGAAGATGTGATCATTTTGATTTCAAGTCTTCAAGGAACTTTGTGGCCTTTGCGCTTATAAGTTGTGGCCCATTGTCGCAGGCTATCTCTTTTAGTATCCCAAATTGCAAATTATATTCTCCTACAAGAAATCCACCATTTCACGTTCACCGATATTCTAATAAGTACATACTTCAACCCACTtaaaaaaatagtcagttaaaatcaaaagaaatcttaccttaccAAGGGTCGGCGGCAGTGGTCCGGCGATATCCATTTCTCACTTTTCAATGGCCATGGAGACAAAACTGCATGCAATGGTTCTACTGGTTGATGTACCAACGGTGCATAGCGCTGATCCTTATTGCATTTTTGAACAAAAGTTTTGGCGTCTTGTTCCATTCGGGGCCAATAGTATTATGCCCTTACCAAATTTAGTACTAAGGAATCTGCGCCCGAATGGTTTCCACAGATCTCTTTGTGGAATTCTCGCATAACATAATTATCTTCGTAGGCTCCCAAACATCGGGCTAGCGGGTCCTAGAAAAATTTCTTGTGCAATTGACCTCGTTCGAAACTATACCTCGCTGCTTTAGCGCGCAACGCCCGGGATGCCTTGGGATCTTCAGGAAACTTTCCGTGCTCGAGGTAATTAATGATCTCATTCCTCCATTACCATAACAAATTACTCGCATTTACCTCGTAGTAGCTATCTACATCTAACCGGGTGCATAAGTTGTACGACCATACCGGATTCCGATCCCTTTATTTTCATAGACGAGCCAAGGTTAGCTAATGCGTCCGCTTCTGCATTTTCTTCCCTTGGGATATGCGTAATTGACCACTCCTGAAACCGAGCAAGCAGATCCTGAACCTTCACTACGTATTGCTACATGCGCTCCTCTTTCGATTCAAAGATCCCATAGACTTGATTTATCACCCGATAACACCTGCTTCAGCTCTGTCATAACCTTATCATGCTATGTGAGATGGCCTAAAATGGCCTCTTGTTTCTCCTGCAAGATCCTTACTGTTTCGACGACGTGCTCTTCTTCGGCATTATCAGGAGTCGCCTCT
This sequence is a window from Nicotiana sylvestris chromosome 3, ASM39365v2, whole genome shotgun sequence. Protein-coding genes within it:
- the LOC138888643 gene encoding uncharacterized protein, with translation MELANYLKPLASKKDREKIQALLRKCLLNNVMHNAATQSEQEVQTLSRDIALLRVQFEEARAKWAEVHRVILTASNCEVATTKRINNLEAAFSSKIEELAAARVKYVQLEEKYKKIVEHNRLFSSTVCDFYVSLRSDSEFLGTEDEHEGNDVEGQNDEGQDIDEGQDIEPAELCYRAKDYLSKLEAKVAKAVVLEDRLPQREQEVKTLSREIVLLRDQFERARAKWDEVHSAVLTASDCKVASTERINNLEAAFNSKTEELAAARVKYVHLAEKYKMIIEHNRLFSSTVRDLYVSLRYVRSAQENLYAEVDQLK